One Natrinema longum genomic window carries:
- a CDS encoding MFS transporter, whose protein sequence is MSLLETRDRLATVRAVLTDGRSEILAAVAAGWFLSIGVRLAYPVLLPHLRQAYGLDLTTAGFLLTALWLCYALGQLPGGLLADRFGEGNVLVASTAISAVTLGLVAVAGSAPVVYLATAAFGFGTALYGVARFTTLSDIYPDNDGTAIGVTMAAGQAGNTLLPLAAGGIASAFAWQYGFGLAVPAFAVVAVGLRFVVPERTSSAESAVDSVGLETVRYVGSELRRPEIVTVTAIQILTYCVWQAFTGFYPTYLIEIKDVPQGVATGLFSTFFAMGIVVQPLTGRLYDRFGIRTSLPPVLGVVVCSLIALPFLEGFWPIAVGTVFLSSILGYGTITLPYLTAAFPADMQGTGLGFLRTVYMTIGALSPVLFGALADRGYFDEAYLMLAGFVAVAVVLTWWLPDLSEQ, encoded by the coding sequence GTGTCACTGCTGGAAACGAGGGATCGGCTGGCGACCGTGCGGGCCGTCCTGACGGACGGCCGCAGCGAGATCCTGGCGGCCGTCGCGGCCGGCTGGTTCCTCTCGATCGGCGTTCGACTCGCGTATCCGGTACTCCTTCCCCATCTGCGGCAGGCCTACGGGCTCGATCTGACGACGGCCGGCTTCCTGTTGACCGCGCTCTGGCTTTGCTATGCACTGGGGCAACTCCCCGGCGGATTGCTCGCCGATCGGTTCGGCGAGGGGAACGTCCTCGTCGCGAGTACGGCAATCTCCGCGGTAACGCTCGGGCTCGTCGCCGTCGCCGGCTCCGCACCGGTAGTGTATCTCGCAACCGCCGCCTTCGGCTTCGGGACGGCGCTGTACGGCGTCGCCCGGTTCACGACGCTGTCCGACATCTATCCCGACAACGACGGCACCGCGATCGGCGTGACCATGGCCGCCGGCCAGGCCGGCAACACCCTCCTGCCGCTCGCGGCCGGCGGGATCGCGTCGGCGTTCGCCTGGCAGTACGGCTTCGGCCTCGCCGTCCCGGCGTTCGCCGTCGTCGCTGTCGGCCTCCGGTTCGTCGTCCCCGAACGCACCTCGAGTGCGGAAAGCGCCGTCGACAGCGTGGGCCTCGAGACGGTCCGCTACGTCGGCTCGGAACTGCGTCGGCCCGAGATCGTCACCGTGACGGCGATCCAGATCCTGACCTACTGCGTCTGGCAGGCGTTTACCGGCTTCTATCCGACCTATCTGATCGAGATCAAGGACGTTCCACAGGGCGTCGCCACCGGCCTGTTCAGCACGTTCTTCGCGATGGGGATCGTCGTCCAGCCGTTGACCGGCCGGCTCTACGACCGATTCGGCATCCGAACGTCGCTACCGCCCGTCTTGGGCGTCGTCGTGTGCTCGCTAATCGCGCTCCCCTTCCTCGAGGGGTTCTGGCCGATCGCCGTCGGGACCGTCTTCCTCTCGAGCATTCTCGGCTACGGGACGATCACGCTGCCGTACCTGACCGCGGCGTTTCCGGCGGACATGCAGGGGACGGGGCTTGGCTTCCTGCGGACCGTCTACATGACGATCGGCGCGCTCAGTCCGGTGTTGTTCGGCGCGCTCGCGGATCGGGGCTACTTCGACGAGGCGTATCTCATGCTAGCCGGGTTCGTCGCCGTCGCGGTCGTCCTGACGTGGTGGCTGCCCGACCTGTCCGAGC